In a genomic window of Lacrimispora sp. BS-2:
- a CDS encoding zinc ribbon domain-containing protein, with protein sequence MADLKSTFSKGLTVLNVKTSNFLELNKIKTYIATLKSEIATLMSEIGEIVYQDWTQGEVAIERIQDKLMEIAEKEVIIKQQQAELDELELKEKQILGGQNSGQNAGAVSPAGGRLMSGDEDAVICPNCGQRYELAVNFCRKCGTKLK encoded by the coding sequence ATGGCTGATTTAAAAAGTACTTTTTCAAAAGGGTTAACGGTTCTTAATGTAAAGACATCTAATTTTTTAGAGTTAAATAAAATCAAGACATACATAGCAACTTTAAAAAGTGAGATTGCCACATTAATGTCAGAGATTGGTGAGATCGTTTACCAGGACTGGACTCAGGGAGAGGTAGCCATAGAACGTATCCAGGATAAGCTGATGGAGATTGCAGAGAAAGAAGTGATCATCAAACAGCAGCAGGCAGAACTAGATGAACTGGAATTGAAGGAAAAACAGATCCTTGGAGGCCAGAATAGTGGCCAGAATGCAGGGGCGGTGTCCCCTGCCGGCGGCCGGCTGATGTCGGGGGATGAAGATGCAGTCATTTGTCCAAATTGTGGACAGAGATATGAACTTGCAGTGAATTTCTGCAGAAAATGTGGAACTAAGTTGAAGTAA